In Georgenia soli, a genomic segment contains:
- a CDS encoding ABC transporter permease, whose translation MRKLALRSLMAHKLRLALSGLAVVLGVAFVAGTLVFTDTLSRTFTALFESTTADVNVTAASAFDAQGPGMASGVLLPESLVDEVAGVDGVAAVAGYVQSEGVYVIGPDGKVVATGGAPGVGVGWNTDENLGMTLSDGRAPRADDEVVLDETTAEKTGYGVGDRVDVLTPGPRVEATVVGILRFGESGGLAGASLTAFEHTAAQELLARPGTVHGLSVEAADGLDDAVVAERIEEALGTGYDVTTRTEEVEAQKELLEGQLSFINIFLMVFAGVALFVGSFIILNTFAMLVAQRTRELALLRALGAGRGQVTRVVLAEALVLGFLGSTVGLFAGLGIASGLRAAFGTMGLTLDGGLVIQLTTVVASYVIGVLVTLAAAYRPARRAAKVAPVAALRDDQAMPERSLRHRAVGGSMLLLAGGAGLVAGLVQDDTTTAAALVGGGSLALLVAAIVLGPVLAGPFVRGVGAVLPRVYGPAGRLARDNALRNPRRSAATASALMVGATLVSAFSIIGASADESIGTTVDETLQADFIVSTSVGQPFSPAIAEEMRKIDGLSSVGVSRLASAQLDGEVSTFMAADEVTMAESMVLAMVDGEPTGGMLADTATAEDRGWEIGDIVQAVGVDGSERGITLVGTFEANPAVGPIVVPLEDVEQLGGDALDRWLFLEMADGADTGAVRDAAEAVLVDYPVVTVKDQAEFTQEQQAQVGQILMLINAMLVLSVLIAVLGIVNTLALSVMERTREVGLLRAVGMSRRQLRRAVRLEAVLIALFGATLGLVLGVAFGTSLVSVMEGQGISELAVPTVRLGGLVVIAGVVGVLAAVWPARRASRMPVLEAIATA comes from the coding sequence ATGCGCAAGCTCGCCCTCCGCAGCCTCATGGCGCACAAGCTGCGCCTCGCCCTCTCCGGTCTGGCCGTCGTGCTCGGCGTCGCGTTCGTCGCCGGCACGCTCGTCTTCACCGACACCCTGAGCCGGACCTTCACCGCGCTCTTCGAGAGCACCACCGCCGACGTCAACGTCACCGCCGCGAGCGCCTTCGACGCCCAGGGCCCCGGCATGGCCTCCGGCGTCCTGCTGCCCGAGTCGCTCGTCGACGAGGTCGCGGGGGTCGACGGCGTCGCCGCCGTCGCGGGCTACGTCCAGTCCGAGGGCGTCTACGTCATCGGCCCCGACGGCAAGGTCGTCGCCACCGGCGGCGCACCCGGCGTGGGCGTCGGCTGGAACACCGACGAGAACCTCGGGATGACCCTCTCCGACGGCCGGGCCCCCCGGGCGGACGACGAGGTCGTGCTCGACGAGACGACCGCCGAGAAGACCGGCTACGGCGTCGGCGACCGCGTCGACGTCCTGACCCCCGGCCCGCGGGTCGAGGCCACCGTCGTCGGGATCCTGCGTTTCGGGGAGAGCGGCGGCCTCGCCGGCGCGTCGCTGACCGCCTTCGAGCACACCGCCGCGCAGGAGCTGCTGGCCCGGCCCGGCACCGTCCACGGCCTGTCCGTGGAGGCGGCCGACGGCCTCGACGACGCGGTGGTGGCCGAGCGCATCGAGGAGGCCCTCGGCACGGGCTACGACGTGACAACCCGCACCGAGGAGGTGGAGGCGCAGAAGGAGCTCCTCGAGGGGCAGCTCAGCTTCATCAACATCTTCCTCATGGTCTTCGCCGGCGTCGCCCTGTTCGTCGGCAGCTTCATCATCCTCAACACGTTCGCGATGCTCGTGGCGCAGCGCACCCGCGAGCTCGCGCTCCTGCGGGCCCTCGGTGCCGGCCGCGGCCAGGTGACCCGCGTGGTGCTGGCCGAGGCGCTCGTGCTCGGGTTCCTCGGGTCGACCGTCGGTCTCTTCGCCGGCCTCGGGATCGCCTCGGGCCTGCGGGCCGCGTTCGGCACCATGGGACTGACGCTCGACGGCGGCCTGGTGATCCAGCTGACGACGGTCGTGGCCTCCTACGTCATCGGCGTCCTCGTCACGCTCGCCGCCGCGTACCGGCCGGCCCGCCGCGCCGCCAAGGTGGCGCCCGTGGCGGCGCTGCGCGACGACCAGGCGATGCCGGAGCGATCCCTGCGGCACCGCGCGGTCGGCGGCTCGATGCTCCTGCTCGCCGGCGGGGCCGGCCTGGTCGCCGGGCTCGTGCAGGACGACACGACGACGGCCGCGGCCCTCGTCGGTGGCGGCTCGCTCGCGCTGCTGGTGGCGGCGATCGTGCTCGGCCCGGTGCTGGCCGGCCCGTTCGTGCGGGGGGTCGGTGCGGTGCTGCCGCGGGTCTACGGTCCCGCCGGCAGGCTGGCGCGGGACAACGCGCTGCGCAACCCGCGCCGGTCGGCGGCCACCGCCTCGGCGCTCATGGTCGGCGCGACCCTGGTGTCGGCGTTCAGCATCATCGGTGCGTCGGCCGACGAGTCGATCGGCACCACGGTCGACGAGACGCTGCAGGCGGACTTCATCGTCTCGACGTCGGTGGGCCAGCCGTTCTCGCCGGCGATCGCGGAGGAGATGCGGAAGATCGACGGGCTGTCCTCGGTCGGGGTGTCCCGGCTGGCCTCCGCCCAGCTCGACGGCGAGGTCTCGACGTTCATGGCCGCCGACGAGGTCACCATGGCCGAGAGCATGGTGCTCGCCATGGTCGACGGCGAGCCCACCGGCGGCATGCTCGCCGACACGGCGACCGCGGAGGACCGCGGCTGGGAGATCGGCGACATCGTGCAGGCGGTCGGGGTCGACGGCAGCGAGCGCGGGATCACCCTGGTGGGCACATTCGAGGCCAACCCCGCCGTCGGCCCCATCGTGGTGCCGCTCGAGGACGTCGAGCAGCTCGGCGGCGACGCGCTCGACCGCTGGCTCTTCCTCGAGATGGCCGACGGCGCCGACACCGGGGCCGTGCGTGACGCGGCCGAGGCGGTGCTGGTGGACTACCCTGTCGTCACCGTCAAGGACCAGGCCGAGTTCACGCAGGAGCAGCAGGCCCAGGTCGGGCAGATCCTCATGCTGATCAACGCGATGCTGGTGCTCTCGGTGCTCATCGCGGTGCTGGGGATCGTCAACACCCTCGCGCTGTCGGTGATGGAGCGCACCCGCGAGGTCGGCCTGCTGCGGGCCGTGGGGATGTCCCGGCGGCAGCTGCGCCGGGCCGTGCGGCTCGAGGCGGTCCTGATCGCGCTGTTCGGCGCCACGCTCGGCCTGGTGCTCGGGGTCGCCTTCGGCACCAGCCTGGTGTCGGTGATGGAGGGTCAGGGCATCAGCGAGCTGGCCGTGCCCACGGTCCGGCTCGGCGGGCTCGTCGTCATCGCCGGCGTGGTCGGTGTGCTGGCGGCGGTCTGGCCCGCGCGCCGGGCGTCGCGGATGCCGGTGCTGGAGGCCATCGCGACCGCCTGA
- a CDS encoding ABC transporter ATP-binding protein — translation MTTSTTPAVRRSTAPQQLPPDSVPAAARAAGLTKVYGDGETRVVALDGVDVVFPRGVFTAIMGPSGSGKSTLMHCMAGLDEATSGTAWIGGVDLTTLKDRQLTDLRRDKVGFIFQAFNLIPTLTALENITLPMDLAGRRADQEWLDAVVTAVGLQQRLSHRPNQLSGGQQQRVACARALASRPEIIFADEPTGNLDSRSGADVLGFLRTSVRELGQTIVMVTHDPVAASYADQVLFLADGRLVDQMADPTADRVLERMKAFDPAGGA, via the coding sequence TTGACGACGTCCACCACCCCGGCAGTACGGCGGAGCACCGCTCCGCAGCAGCTTCCCCCCGACTCGGTCCCCGCGGCGGCACGCGCCGCGGGCCTGACCAAGGTCTACGGCGACGGTGAGACCCGCGTCGTCGCCCTCGACGGCGTCGACGTCGTCTTCCCGCGCGGGGTCTTCACCGCGATCATGGGCCCGTCCGGGTCCGGCAAATCGACGCTCATGCACTGCATGGCCGGGCTCGACGAGGCCACCAGCGGCACGGCCTGGATCGGCGGGGTCGACCTGACGACGCTCAAGGACAGGCAGCTCACCGACCTGCGGCGGGACAAGGTCGGCTTCATCTTCCAGGCCTTCAACCTCATCCCCACGCTCACCGCGCTGGAGAACATCACCCTGCCGATGGACCTGGCCGGCCGGCGCGCGGACCAGGAATGGCTGGACGCGGTCGTCACCGCCGTCGGGCTGCAGCAGCGGCTCAGCCACCGGCCCAACCAGCTCTCGGGCGGCCAGCAGCAGCGGGTGGCGTGCGCCCGGGCGCTGGCCAGCCGGCCGGAGATCATCTTCGCGGACGAGCCGACGGGGAACCTCGACAGCCGCTCCGGCGCCGACGTCCTGGGCTTCCTGCGCACCTCGGTGCGCGAGCTGGGCCAGACCATCGTCATGGTGACGCACGACCCGGTCGCGGCGTCCTACGCCGACCAGGTGCTGTTCCTCGCCGACGGGCGGCTCGTCGACCAGATGGCCGACCCCACCGCCGACCGCGTCCTGGAGCGCATGAAGGCCTTCGACCCCGCCGGTGGTGCCTGA
- a CDS encoding phosphodiester glycosidase family protein has translation MHLPARRLTAALAGAGLCLATVGALPALATTDSAEIAGAEALADLVTVGDDGGFDLGADGSVLHEVSTTAVAPGLDLTSFQRLEEKGWTSGNILRADLTEPTLSMRVLDSGTTTAPATVLDQVKGSGAVAAVNGNHFDMNFTNAPIFTTVSDGEIINGYSQPYPAFTLTDGVAAVEYLSASGTLTAGDVTHELAGLNRATVPANSIGVYNERWGSASLDRPAGLPGETDVATAVVSGGVVTAVADTAGEPVFPDGGQILLGRGAGARALRALEVAQAVEITVEPSSDVDLGIGGNVPLVLDGALADFPDEPVAARTVLGLTEDGSELIVATVDGRSATARGLTRVEMAELMIDLGAHNAVNIDGGGSTTMVARPAGGTDVELVNVPSDGSQRVVANSLAFFSSADTAKLTDVAVRPVLDGEDAHHVLPGLRRTVEGVGLSEQLAGTDARGRFTVTSPGSLPNGKDANAVVAEQTRTGAVLEGVTPGPATVTFKASGLTGATNLTVLGPLDHVTASTQQIAMEGEGDTATIRLTGHDADGFSAPIEIADVEASVPGGFTIEPAGLDAFTVTATTASGSAVVQLAVAGTVVQVPVTVGLTTKPVTDLADGASWRFEQARASGALTVAQGPDGQPALRLTHDFTTSTATRGSYAVAPAPIPVPGQPQAITMLIDGDATGAWPRLQVRDGDGVVKQLDGPMITWEGWKETTFTVPAGTPFPLTLERVRIMETRSTASYRGDITFTDIRAVVAPDVEQPVAVPVHDPVIVTDGTVDGFAQRIAVMSDAQFVGRAPGSDTVAAARRTLQEIVAEDPDLLVINGDLVDEGAPVDFDLARRVLDEEVGDAVPYLYVPGNHEIMGGSIEEFEAAFGPAQNVVDVDGTRVITLDTSAGSLRAGGLDQIRLLEDSLAEVASDPTLTGVVVFFHHPTEDPLPADASQISDRHEAAALDALLGDFRARSGKSVAAVNAHVGAFHARSFEGVSNVVNGNSGKSPASTPDKGGFTGWTLLGVDPAEGVVGANPVPVTDRLQWLRAEVHARVDSLVLDVPAELALGETAVVTGTVTQDGGRQVPVAWPMSADWSGEGVTIAPASGTELEGGASVLRLNPATGELTAVGSGTATVRLTVNGVTEEVTVTVPEAEVPECETPGHAPTTPPGGSGGNAKALERGLGRPPWGCGA, from the coding sequence GTGCACCTGCCCGCCCGAAGACTGACCGCCGCGCTCGCGGGCGCCGGTCTCTGCCTCGCCACCGTGGGCGCCCTGCCCGCGCTCGCCACCACAGACTCCGCCGAGATCGCCGGCGCCGAGGCCCTCGCCGACCTCGTCACGGTCGGCGACGACGGCGGCTTCGACCTCGGGGCCGACGGCTCGGTGCTCCACGAGGTCTCCACCACCGCCGTCGCGCCGGGCCTGGACCTGACGAGCTTCCAGCGCCTGGAGGAGAAGGGCTGGACGTCCGGCAACATCCTCCGGGCGGACCTCACGGAGCCGACCCTGAGCATGAGGGTCCTCGACTCCGGGACCACCACCGCGCCGGCCACCGTGCTCGACCAGGTGAAGGGCTCCGGGGCGGTCGCCGCCGTCAACGGCAACCACTTCGACATGAACTTCACCAACGCGCCGATCTTCACCACGGTCAGCGACGGCGAGATCATCAACGGCTACAGCCAGCCCTACCCGGCCTTCACGCTCACCGACGGCGTCGCCGCCGTCGAGTACCTCTCCGCCTCCGGCACCCTCACCGCCGGCGACGTGACCCACGAGCTCGCCGGCCTCAACCGCGCCACGGTCCCGGCGAACTCGATCGGGGTCTACAACGAACGGTGGGGGAGCGCCTCCCTGGACCGGCCCGCCGGCCTGCCCGGCGAGACCGACGTCGCGACCGCCGTCGTCTCCGGCGGGGTGGTCACCGCCGTCGCCGACACCGCGGGCGAGCCGGTCTTCCCCGACGGCGGACAGATCCTCCTCGGCCGCGGCGCCGGCGCCCGGGCACTCCGGGCCCTCGAGGTCGCCCAGGCGGTCGAGATCACGGTGGAGCCGAGCTCCGACGTCGACCTGGGCATCGGCGGCAACGTCCCGCTGGTCCTCGACGGCGCGCTCGCCGACTTCCCCGACGAGCCCGTCGCCGCCCGCACCGTGCTGGGGCTGACCGAGGACGGCTCCGAGCTCATCGTGGCCACGGTCGACGGCCGCAGCGCGACGGCCCGCGGTCTGACGCGCGTGGAGATGGCCGAGCTCATGATCGACCTCGGCGCGCACAACGCCGTGAACATCGACGGCGGCGGGTCCACCACCATGGTCGCCCGCCCGGCCGGCGGCACGGACGTCGAGCTCGTCAACGTGCCGTCGGACGGCTCGCAGCGCGTGGTCGCGAACTCCCTGGCCTTCTTCTCCTCCGCGGACACCGCGAAGCTCACTGACGTCGCGGTCCGCCCGGTGCTCGACGGCGAGGACGCCCACCACGTCCTCCCCGGGCTGCGCCGCACCGTCGAGGGCGTCGGGCTGTCGGAGCAGCTCGCCGGCACCGACGCCCGTGGGCGGTTCACCGTCACCTCGCCCGGTTCGCTGCCGAACGGCAAGGACGCCAACGCCGTCGTTGCGGAGCAGACGAGGACCGGCGCGGTCCTGGAAGGCGTCACGCCCGGTCCGGCCACCGTCACGTTCAAGGCGTCCGGCCTCACCGGTGCCACCAACCTCACGGTGCTCGGCCCGCTCGACCACGTCACCGCCTCCACGCAGCAGATCGCCATGGAGGGCGAGGGTGACACCGCCACCATCCGCCTCACCGGCCACGACGCCGACGGGTTCTCCGCGCCGATCGAGATCGCCGACGTCGAGGCATCCGTTCCCGGCGGCTTCACCATCGAGCCGGCCGGTCTGGACGCCTTCACGGTCACCGCGACGACCGCGTCCGGCTCCGCCGTCGTCCAGCTCGCGGTCGCCGGCACGGTCGTGCAGGTGCCCGTCACCGTGGGGCTGACCACCAAGCCCGTCACGGACCTTGCCGACGGCGCGTCCTGGCGCTTCGAGCAGGCCCGCGCCTCGGGGGCGCTCACGGTGGCCCAGGGCCCCGACGGCCAGCCCGCGCTCCGACTGACCCACGACTTCACCACCTCGACGGCGACGCGCGGCTCCTACGCCGTCGCGCCGGCCCCGATCCCCGTGCCCGGCCAGCCGCAGGCCATCACGATGCTGATCGACGGCGACGCCACCGGCGCCTGGCCGCGCCTGCAGGTGCGCGACGGCGACGGGGTGGTCAAGCAGCTCGACGGCCCCATGATCACCTGGGAGGGCTGGAAGGAGACCACGTTCACCGTCCCGGCGGGCACACCGTTCCCCCTCACGCTCGAGCGGGTGCGGATCATGGAGACGCGGTCCACCGCGAGCTACCGGGGCGACATCACCTTCACCGACATCCGCGCCGTCGTCGCGCCCGACGTAGAGCAGCCGGTGGCCGTGCCCGTGCACGATCCGGTGATCGTCACCGACGGCACCGTGGACGGCTTCGCCCAGCGGATCGCGGTCATGTCCGACGCGCAGTTCGTCGGCCGGGCGCCGGGGTCGGACACCGTCGCGGCCGCGCGGCGCACCTTGCAGGAGATCGTCGCGGAGGACCCGGACCTCCTGGTCATCAACGGCGACCTGGTCGACGAGGGAGCACCGGTCGACTTCGACCTCGCGAGGCGTGTGCTCGACGAGGAGGTCGGCGACGCCGTGCCGTACCTCTACGTGCCCGGCAACCACGAGATCATGGGCGGCTCGATCGAGGAGTTCGAGGCGGCGTTCGGGCCGGCGCAGAACGTGGTGGACGTTGACGGCACGCGGGTCATCACCCTGGACACCTCTGCCGGCTCGCTGCGGGCCGGCGGGCTCGACCAGATCCGGCTCCTGGAGGACTCCCTCGCCGAGGTCGCGTCCGACCCGACGCTCACCGGCGTGGTGGTGTTCTTCCACCACCCGACCGAGGACCCGCTGCCCGCGGACGCCTCGCAGATCTCCGACCGGCACGAGGCCGCGGCGCTCGACGCGCTGCTCGGTGACTTCCGGGCGAGGTCCGGGAAGTCCGTCGCGGCGGTCAACGCGCACGTCGGCGCCTTCCACGCCCGCAGCTTCGAGGGCGTCTCGAACGTCGTCAACGGCAACTCCGGCAAGTCGCCGGCCTCCACGCCGGACAAGGGCGGCTTCACCGGATGGACGCTGCTCGGCGTCGACCCGGCCGAGGGCGTCGTCGGGGCGAACCCTGTGCCCGTGACCGACCGGCTGCAGTGGCTGCGCGCCGAGGTCCACGCCCGCGTCGACTCGCTCGTGCTCGACGTGCCGGCGGAGCTGGCGCTCGGCGAGACCGCCGTCGTGACCGGGACGGTCACGCAGGACGGCGGGCGCCAGGTGCCCGTCGCCTGGCCGATGAGCGCCGACTGGTCGGGGGAGGGCGTGACGATCGCCCCTGCCTCGGGCACGGAGCTCGAGGGCGGTGCGTCGGTGCTGCGACTCAACCCCGCCACGGGCGAGCTCACCGCCGTCGGCTCCGGGACCGCGACCGTGCGGCTCACGGTCAACGGCGTGACGGAGGAGGTCACCGTCACCGTGCCCGAGGCGGAGGTGCCGGAGTGCGAGACGCCCGGCCACGCGCCGACGACGCCGCCCGGCGGCTCCGGCGGCAACGCCAAGGCGCTCGAGCGCGGGCTCGGCAGGCCGCCGTGGGGCTGCGGGGCGTGA
- a CDS encoding PaaI family thioesterase, producing MKQDTTTAPGARPDGWPVTDGGALSDRLGITFSELGPERAVATMPVEGNTQPHGILHGGASAALAETVASAAANVHAGQGKVALGVELNASHHRSASEGAVTAVATALHLGRTLASYEVAVTDKQGRRLCTARMTCVVVADPRGRS from the coding sequence ATGAAGCAGGACACCACCACGGCCCCCGGCGCGCGTCCCGACGGCTGGCCTGTCACGGACGGCGGGGCACTCAGCGACCGCCTCGGCATCACGTTCAGCGAGCTCGGCCCGGAGCGGGCCGTGGCGACGATGCCCGTGGAGGGCAACACCCAACCCCACGGCATCCTGCACGGCGGCGCCTCCGCGGCGCTCGCCGAGACGGTCGCCTCGGCGGCCGCGAACGTCCATGCGGGCCAGGGGAAGGTCGCTCTCGGCGTTGAGCTGAACGCCAGTCACCACCGCAGCGCCTCCGAAGGTGCCGTCACCGCGGTCGCGACCGCGCTCCACCTGGGCCGCACGCTGGCGAGCTACGAGGTTGCGGTCACGGACAAGCAGGGCCGTCGCCTGTGCACTGCCCGTATGACCTGCGTGGTCGTCGCGGACCCGCGCGGCAGGAGCTGA
- a CDS encoding CPBP family glutamic-type intramembrane protease — translation MHRHSALTVSLVVGALWALWHLPLIMGGDPTMSACPVLPFVVWMIAEAVLCTWLYNSARGSLLVAVLRHGISNVLDVLSSAPWMTATVTVTAAVLVIAVFGPERLCRTGRRAMRPTTTASSAPTVGT, via the coding sequence CTGCACCGGCACAGCGCGCTCACCGTGAGCCTCGTCGTCGGCGCGCTGTGGGCGCTGTGGCACCTGCCGCTCATCATGGGCGGGGACCCGACGATGTCCGCCTGTCCCGTGCTGCCCTTCGTCGTCTGGATGATCGCCGAGGCGGTGCTCTGCACCTGGCTGTACAACAGCGCCCGCGGCAGCCTGCTCGTCGCTGTCCTGCGCCACGGCATCTCCAACGTGCTGGACGTCCTCAGCTCGGCCCCATGGATGACCGCCACCGTCACGGTCACGGCGGCGGTGCTCGTCATCGCGGTCTTCGGACCCGAGCGCCTCTGCCGGACGGGTCGCCGGGCGATGCGGCCGACGACGACAGCCTCCTCGGCTCCCACCGTCGGCACGTAG